In Haliaeetus albicilla chromosome 2, bHalAlb1.1, whole genome shotgun sequence, a single genomic region encodes these proteins:
- the NDUFA4 gene encoding cytochrome c oxidase subunit NDUFA4 produces the protein MFRVMVSHARKHPSLIPLFLIIGSGGVGAALYLMRLAVFNPDVCWDKKNNPEPWNKLSPSDQYKFYSVNVDYSRLKKDRPDF, from the exons ATGTTTCGCGTTATGGTCAGCCACGCCAGGAAGCACCCCAGC TTGATCCCTCTGTTTTTGATCATTGGATCTGGAGGTGTTGGCGCAGCCCTGTATCTCATGCGTTTGGCAGTGTTCAACCCTGATGTCTG CTGggacaagaaaaataatccagaacCTTGGAACAAACTGTCTCCCAGTGACCAGTACaag TTCTACTCGGTTAACGTAGACTACAGTAGACTGAAAAAGGACCGTCCTGACTTCTGA